The Chitinophagales bacterium genomic sequence AACAGTAAATCGCTATGAACCCTACAATAGAGAGATATTTGCCAAAGTTACCGGCAAGGAAGATGAAAAAATGCAGGGGTTTTATTCTTTTAAAATAAGTGATATCGTTCTGCGCTATGACGGGGGAGTGAATATTTTAATAGAGTCCTCTTTTGACAATACTGAAAGTATGGAAATTCCTTCCTTTACACCTTCTGCCGGGCCAAATTATCGCACAGTGAATGTGATTTACTACAATGATGTGATTGTACTGTCAACTAAAGCCGATGGTTCGCTCGACTGGTATTCCGTAGTGAAAAAAAAACAGGTTTCAGAGGATGATGAAGGTTTCTTTTCTTCCTACTGCCTGCTAACAAGACACAACCACCTCCGATTGATCTACAATGAGGAAATTTATCACAAAACCAATATCAACGCATACAGAATAGATAAGAAAGGGGGGCAGCAAAGAAAATTTGTATTGAATGCAGCAGATAATAATATTTTTCTGGTGCCCTCACTGGGCAAGCAAATTTCTGCAACAGAGGTTTTAATTCCCAGTTTTAAGCGCAATTATTTCCGGCTTGTGAAATTTAATTTTAACTAAACCCGTGCTTTCATTCTTTGACAACAACAAACCATTTCTAATCCTCCCGCTTTTCCTGCTGGTATTAATATTGCATTTGCGTTTGTTTTTTGATGGAATAAGCCTGGCCCATACAGATGTACAGGCACCAATTGCACAATCTTTAGTAAGGGTGTTTGATCTAAGTAGCGGGATGCCGGTCTGGCTCGTTTTTATAATCAGTAGTGTGCTGCACTTTCTTGCTGCTTTGGTCTTTAATCAGTTTTTCAATGATTTTAAATTTATAGACCGTCAGTCACATTTGCCTGCCTATATGTATATTTTAGTCAGTTGTTATTTCACTGATTTCCTGCAATTACACCCCATGCTCTTTGCCAATATCCTCTGTCTGCTTTCCCTGAATCAGCTCTTTTTGGCATACAATGCCAAACAAGCATTTAAAGCCATATACAATGGTGGGTTTTTAATTGCACTCGCAGCACTTTTTTATTTCCCTTTTCTAATGCTTATTCCTGTTTTGATAATTGGGTTATTTGTATTCAGGGGCTTTATATGGCGCGAATGGACAATTCTTGTATTGGGAATCCTAACCCCCTTCTATCTGCTCCTGGCTTATTTTTATTTGAGCGGACAATTTGTTTCAAGATTTGGAATGCAATTGTCTCCAAAAGTAAAAACCCTGGGGCAGATGTTTGAGCAAATGAACTGGTTGGATTTTACACAATCTGCAATACTGATAATTATTAGCATATTTGCCTTATTTGTGATTCAGTCCAATTATTTCAACAGCCAGATAAAGATCAGAAAGTACTTTACTGTTTTTTACTGGTTACTGGCTTTTTGTGTTATAGCAGCTTTGGTTGAATTTCCGCCAGATCTTAAGCAATTTATGATTTTAACCTTACCTTTGTCCTTTGCTTTCAGCTACTTGATTATGAGCCTGGAAAACAAGCGCTGGGCTAATTTGCTCAATATAATTCTATTGTTGATTATATTCTCCGGACAGTACTTTGGGATCATTTTTAATTAGCCGCAGAAAACAAAAAAATAGCTTTTTTAATACTAAAACATAGAAACAGATGAAATTTGGCGTTGTAATCTTTCCCGGATCTAATTGCGACAGAGACATGATCCATGTATTGCGCAATGTAATGGGTGCAGAAGTAATAGAATTGTGGCACAAAGCAGAAAGTTTAGCTGATTTCACTACCGATGATTGTATTGTATTGCCAGGTGGTTTTTCCTATGGTGATTATCTGCGATCAGGGGCTATTGCGCGTTTTTCCCCTATTATGAAATCTGTTGTTGAATTTGCCAATAATGGCGGTTATGTTTTTGGTGTTTGTAACGGATTTCAGATTTTATGCGAATCGGGTTTGCTTCCAGGGGCATTACTTAGAAACAATAATCAGAAATTTATTTGCAAAAACATACACATAGTTCGCCAAACAAAAAACACAATATTGACTCAAAGAGTGGGCGTAAATAAAGCCTTGAAGATTCCCATAGCACATGCTGAAGGACGCTATTATGCTGATAAAGCAACGATAGAAAAATTAAATACCAACGATCAGGTGCTTTTTAGATACTGTGATAAAGATGGCGAAATTCTAAATTTGGCCAATCCAAATGGTTCAGTAGATAACATTGCTGGAATTTGCAATGAACAACGCAATGTTTTTGGTATGATGCCTCACCCGGAACGTGCAGCTGAATCTATTCTCGGCAATGATGCCGGCTTGTCAATGTTTCAGTCATTACTAAGCGGAAAACTGCAAACTGCTTAACTTTTTCAGTTACGGACAGGATATAATCACATTCGTGTAAAATGTGATTTCAAAAAATCATGCAGCGAAGGGGACATATTCTACTTCCTCTAAAATATATTTTCCAATAAAGGGATTGAGCGATTGGGGCGT encodes the following:
- the purQ gene encoding phosphoribosylformylglycinamidine synthase subunit PurQ codes for the protein MKFGVVIFPGSNCDRDMIHVLRNVMGAEVIELWHKAESLADFTTDDCIVLPGGFSYGDYLRSGAIARFSPIMKSVVEFANNGGYVFGVCNGFQILCESGLLPGALLRNNNQKFICKNIHIVRQTKNTILTQRVGVNKALKIPIAHAEGRYYADKATIEKLNTNDQVLFRYCDKDGEILNLANPNGSVDNIAGICNEQRNVFGMMPHPERAAESILGNDAGLSMFQSLLSGKLQTA